CAAACGTCGCCTCCGACAACCCTCCGCCGATGAAGACGCTGTCCGGCGCGGCAAACCCGTCCAGTGCGTCCGGCGCCAGCCCGGCCACGATCTCGACCGGCCCATGCGACAGGCGACGGACATTTTCCGCCAGCAGCGCACGCCGGTCGGCGCGTGGCTCCAGCGCGATGGCGCGGCCACCCAGCCTTGCCCATTCCACCGCGATGGAGCCGCAGCCGGAGCCGATATCCCACAGGCAGGCACCGGGCCGCGGCTCCAGGGCGGCGAGCGCCAGCGTGCGCATCGGCCGCTTGGTCATCTTGCCGTCATGCGCGAAGGCTTCGTCGGCCAGCCCGAACGCGCCGTGCTCCGGCCGGCCCACGCAATCGACGGCGACGATGTTCAACGCCGCGCCCTGGGGCAACGAAAACGCTTCCGCCGTTGTGGACAGTGCCCGTTCATGCGCGCCGCCCAGATGCTCCATTACGGTCATGCGGCTCAAGCCGAACCCTTCACGCACCAGCAGTGACGCGACCTCGCCCGGCGTCGTGCCGTCGGCGGACAGGATCAGCAGCCGTCGGCCCGCACCGAGGGATGCGGCCAGCGCGGAGACGGGACGCCCATGCGCGGACAGGCAGGCGACGTCCTCCAGCGCCCATCCAAGCCGTGCCGCCGCCAGCGAAAAGGAGGACGGCGACGGCAGCACCCGCATGGCATCGGCCGGCAGGAACCGGCGCAGCCAGGCCACGGGGCCGAACCAGGACGGGTCGCCCGACGCCAGCACGACGGTCGGCTTCCCGGCCAGCGCCTCGATGGTGGCGCGGGATGCGTCGAAGGGCGAGGACCAGCAGTGGCGTTGTGCCGCCGCTGCGACGCCGTCCAGCATGGCGAGATGCCGCGCCCCGCCCACCACATGCAACGCGGCGTCGATGGCGGCGCGCTGCTCCGGGGCGAGGCACTCCAGCCCGCCATCGCCGATCCCGACGACCGTCAGCCAGGCAGGCACGGTCTCAGCCGTCCTTCTTCATGGAACGCGGACCGAGCGGATGTGCGGCATGAGGGTAAGGGTGATGCGTATGACCGCCATCGCCGTGATGATGATGGCCGTGGCCATGATCGTGGCTGCGGCCATGATCGTG
This genomic window from Aureimonas sp. OT7 contains:
- the cbiE gene encoding precorrin-6y C5,15-methyltransferase (decarboxylating) subunit CbiE, translating into MPAWLTVVGIGDGGLECLAPEQRAAIDAALHVVGGARHLAMLDGVAAAAQRHCWSSPFDASRATIEALAGKPTVVLASGDPSWFGPVAWLRRFLPADAMRVLPSPSSFSLAAARLGWALEDVACLSAHGRPVSALAASLGAGRRLLILSADGTTPGEVASLLVREGFGLSRMTVMEHLGGAHERALSTTAEAFSLPQGAALNIVAVDCVGRPEHGAFGLADEAFAHDGKMTKRPMRTLALAALEPRPGACLWDIGSGCGSIAVEWARLGGRAIALEPRADRRALLAENVRRLSHGPVEIVAGLAPDALDGFAAPDSVFIGGGLSEATFARAFDALPHHGNLVAHAVTLESEALLLTFHARYGGNLTRLAVAVAAPVGTLTGWRPQMPVTHWHLRKGAERT